The following coding sequences lie in one Pararge aegeria chromosome 25, ilParAegt1.1, whole genome shotgun sequence genomic window:
- the LOC120634876 gene encoding lysosome-associated membrane glycoprotein 1: MLLCEAFKNSSIRNASMGFPMKLLCLLLVVCSVQSLQLDSQASTRKPRVTKYSKTTAMPGGSTEPATERSLMTATYRLYGSGGETCILLTVDALLDISYVTKLNERADANTFVPNNANVAGLCKESDLETLVLSFKEFALEWTFAKTPGGERWYVDSIRLTYNSSARILEHAAKQGRRVTLTTGPRALLFPTPVGKSYACPDETVVDILEEEPSNPTLAHRAKLYLRQMRLQPFMFKRDGVFGPPWHCSDSNRARSETAPVAVGAALAIATAITLVGYAIWRYLKVKKVQYDTME; the protein is encoded by the exons ATGCTTCTATGCGAGGCGTTTAAAAATTCTTCTATCAGAAATGCAAGCATGGGTTTCCCGATGAAATTGTTGTGTTTAT TACTGGTGGTGTGTTCGGTGCAGAGTCTCCAGCTCGACAGCCAGGCCTCCACCAGGAAGCCAAGGGTGACCAAGTACAGCAAAACTACAGCCATGCCTGGCGGATCGACG GAGCCTGCTACCGAACGCAGTTTGATGACAGCGACGTATAGACTGTACGGCAGCGGCGGTGAGACCTGCATACTTCTGACGGTTGACGCGTTGCTGGATATATCCTATGTCACTAAGCTCAACGAACGTGCA GACGCAAATACCTTCGTTCCGAATAACGCAAACGTGGCTGGCTTGTGTAAAGAGAGCGACCTAGAGACCTTGGTCCTGTCTTTTAAAGAGTTTGCATTGGAATGGACCTTTGCTAAG ACACCAGGTGGCGAACGCTGGTATGTGGACAGCATAAGACTCACCTACAACTCGAGCGCAAGGATTCTTGAACACGCAGCGAAACAGGGAAGACGGGTGACCTTGACAACTGGACCTAGAGCACTATTATTTCCTACCCCTGTTGGCAAGTCCTACGCTTGCCCTGACGAAACTGTTGTTGATATCCTGGAGGAAGAACCGAG CAACCCAACACTAGCTCACCGCGCGAAGCTATACCTCCGTCAGATGCGCTTACAACCCTTCATGTTCAAACGCGACGGAGTGTTCGGCCCCCCATGGCACTGCTCCGACTCCAATCGGGCCCGCTCGGAAACCGCCCCCGTCGCGGTGGGGGCAGCACTGGCGATCGCGACTGCGATCACACTAGTCGGTTACGCGATCTGGCGTTATTTGAAAGTGAAAAAAGTGCAATACGACACGATGGAATGA